Proteins from a genomic interval of Lolium perenne isolate Kyuss_39 chromosome 1, Kyuss_2.0, whole genome shotgun sequence:
- the LOC127327451 gene encoding non-specific lipid-transfer protein 2 produces MKPAQLLLAFLAVWAVVVLMVAPAGAQAATCNAMQLTPCAGAIVGNAAPSAACCSRLKAQQPCMCQYARDPNLKQYVDSANGKKVMAACKVPIPSC; encoded by the coding sequence ATGAAGCCAGCTCAGCTCCTGCTAGCCTTCCTGGCCGTCTGGGCGgtggtggtgctgatggtggcgCCGGCGGGCGCGCAGGCGGCGACGTGCAACGCGATGCAGCTGACGCCGTGCGCGGGCGCCATCGTCGGGAACGCGGCGCCGAGCGCGGCGTGCTGCAGCAGGTTGAAGGCCCAGCAGCCGTGCATGTGCCAGTACGCGCGCGACCCCAACCTGAAGCAGTACGTCGACTCCGCCAACGGCAAGAAGGTCATGGCCGCCTGCAAGGTGCCCATCCCATCCTGCTAA
- the LOC127339326 gene encoding DEAD-box ATP-dependent RNA helicase 52A-like, translated as MDKYDILVEESGEGAPAPADGFEEAGLVEPVLRNVARCGYDIPTPFQRYCIPIVLSGRDLMACAQTGSGKTAGFCIPLVSALVAAGGGKGSGGGRADRDASSCNHHNRAVRPRALVLAPTRELAAQIYEEAKKFSQQTGINVKVSYGGTPIIQQLRDIERGVDILVATPGRLIDLAERSKVSLQSIKYLVMDEADRMLDMGFEPHIRKIVDAMGMPGKSARQTVLFSATFPPQMEMLALDFLSNYILVTVRRVVSGTDLITQKLEFVTHDEKKTYLLNLLQEQSFCSSDGKQPLTLVFVETKRDADSLRYWLYNKGFPSTVIHGDKTQEERENSLISFKSGLTPIMVATDVVSCGLDVPNVSHVINFDLPKNKEDYVHRIGRIGRTGRAGNAGSATSFFTEKNHPMAKGLLELMIEAKQNVPGWLEDYAGRPQMSHGTRRSFADIGGSRFGSGDYRSSGDYSGYSGGGGGGDSYSGGGGGRGGYGGGGGGGRSYSGGGGGGGGGGWSYSGGGGNNSYSRDGGAGGCSGGGAGRGGSGADPQGIPFTRCSRRRYVGCALVCCWRLATRYCTSCEMILCDQCKCCCNEGKEDLRQLPVPVVSGDHASYQVNKRFKFPSAPDILVGVSRKESSIRYCFADVGDAIHAADSVLCSHIYDIEVDGEDVVGVHYTANMQVSSDQLF; from the exons ATGGACAAGTACGACATCCTGGTGGAGGAGAGCGGCGAGGGCGCGCCCGCGCCGGCCGACGGGTTCGAGGAGGCAGGCCTCGTCGAGCCCGTGCTCCGGAACGTCGCGCGCTGCGGCTACGACATCCCCACCCCCTTCCAGCGCTACTGCATTCCTATCGTGCTCTCCGGAAGGGACCTCATGGCGTGCGCTCAGACCGGGTCTGGGAAGACGGCTGGCTTCTGCATCCCGCTGGTGAGCGCGCTTGTGGCGGCGGGAGGAGGGAAAGGATCCGGTGGTGGCCGCGCCGACAGGGACGCGTCCAGCTGCAACCACCACAACCGCGCCGTCAGGCCGCGCGCCCTCGTGCTCGCGCCCACAAGAGAACTCGCCGCGCAG ATCTATGAGGAGGCCAAGAAGTTCTCTCAGCAAACGGGAATTAATGTTAAGGTGTCATACGGAGGAACTCCAATAATTCAACAG CTACGTGATATAGAAAGAGGCGTGGACATTCTTGTTGCTACACCCGGACGCCTGATAGATCTTGCTGAAAGATCAAAGGTTTCTCTTCAATCAATCAAGTACCTGGTAATGGACGAGGCTGACAGGATGCTGGATATGGGGTTTGAGCCTCATATAAGAAAGATTGTCGATGCGATGGGTATGCCTGGCAAATCAGCAAGACAAACTGTGCTTTTCAGTGCAACCTTTCCACCACAAATGGAG ATGCTGGCATTAGACTTCTTGTCAAATTACATACTTGTCACTGTTCGGAGGGTGGTTTCCGGTACTGATCTAATTACCCAGAAACTTGAGTTTGTCACTCACGATGAGAAAAAAACCTACCTGCTAAATCTCCTACAGGAGCAATCTTTCTGTTCATCTGACGGCAAG CAGCCTCTAACACTAGTTTTCGTGGAGACAAAACGAGATGCTGATTCATTGAGGTATTGGCTATACAATAAAGGTTTCCCTTCAACTGTTATCCATGGTGACAAAACACAAGAG GAGAGGGAAAACTCGTTGATATCCTTCAAGTCTGGCTTGACTCCTATCATGGTCGCCACTGATGTAGTTTCATGTGGCCTGGATGTCCCAAATGTTAGTCATGTGATCAACTTTGATCTTCCGAAGAACAAAGAGGACTACGTCCACAGGATTGGAAGGATTGGAAGAACCGGGAGGGCTGGAAATGCTGGGTCTGCCACTTCGTTTTTCACTGAAAAGAATCACCCCATGGCAAAGGGACTGCTGGAACTGATGATTGAGGCCAAACAGAATGTTCCTGGCTGGCTAGAGGATTACGCAGGGAGGCCACAGATGAGCCATGGTACAAGACGTAGTTTCGCTGACATTGGAGGAAGCAGATTTGGCAGCGGAGATTATCGCAGCAGTGGGGATTATTCTGGCTActcaggtggtggtggtggcggtgacaGCTActcaggtggtggtggtggccgtggcggttatggtggtggtggcggcggtggcaggaGCTActctggcggcggtggcggcggtggcggtggtggctggAGCTATTCTGGTGGTGGTGGCAACAACAGCTACTCCCGTGATGGTGGTGCGGGGGGCTGTAGCGGTGGTGGAGCCGGCCGGGGCGGCTCTGGAGCTGACCCACAAGGCATTCCCTTCACAAGGTGCTCCAGGCGTCGGTATGTTGGTTGTGCATTGGTTTGTTGCTGGCGCCTGGCAACCAGATACTGCACAAGCTGCGAAATGATTTTGTGTGACCAGTGCAAGTGTTGTTGCAACGAGGGCAAGGAAGATCTGAGGCAGTTACCTGTCCCTGTGGTGTCTGGAGACCACGCATCATATCAAGTCAACAAACGCTTCAAATTTCCCAGTGCCCCTGACATCCTTGTGGGGGTCTCTCGCAAGGAAAGCTCAATTAGGTACTGCTTTGCTGATGTTGGTGACGCCATTCACGCAGCTGATTCTGTGCTCTGCTCGCACATTTACGACATTGAAGTGGACGGGGAGGACGTGGTGGGCGTCCATTATACCGCCAACATGCAGGTTTCAAGCGACCAGCTGTTTTGA